The Stigmatopora nigra isolate UIUO_SnigA chromosome 23, RoL_Snig_1.1, whole genome shotgun sequence genome includes the window GCCGTAAAATTAGCCCAGCCCGTTTCCTGGGTCTGGTTTTCACCTGCCGGGGGCAGCGTGTCCCAGCCCGATGGAGATTGGGATGTCGTGATCCCGTCCGCGTCCCTGAAATTTGCTGTCCAGCCTAGAACTCAAggcgggtggaaaaaaaaagactccttTAGTATGATGCtctgtttttcaaattcaaacgaATACGCCCCCAAAACACCCCCCTACCTGGGTCCGACGTATTCTGCTCAAAATCCTCCTCCTCGTCGGATTCCGAACCACAGTCCTGCTCTTGTCCGCCATTTTCCAAGCTACTCCGGGAGCTTCCCTCCGACGTTTGGGACACGCCGAACCTTGTTCTGGATTTAGCGTGTGTTGCATAGTTGATCTCCTTCTCCTCCCAAATGTCTTCTTCCTCGTCGGCATCGTCGAACTGATGTATCCTCTCTTTACAGCAGGCCTCGAAGGCAGCTGCGTTGGCCTGGTAAACCAGACAAGAAGGATGAGTATATATTTCTCCATAGAATTTAGCATCAGCCAAGAAATCCACAGAGTACTTACACTGTTATCATCCGAATCTAAATTAAAGTTGATTTCGGCGATTCTGTCGAAGGTGGCGCTGGGATGGAGAGGTAGGTGGGTGGGTGTCAGGTTTGTTAAAAGGACACAATGAGCCACGAAGAGGGGGGCGGCAGCTCCAACTCACTTGATGTTTTCTTCGTGTTCGCTGAACTCCTCGTCGTTGAATCCAAACTGATCCACGAAGTTGGCGGTCATCTGCTGGATCTGATAGTCAGAGAAAGCCTGGGAAGGTCAAAGGGGAACCTTTTAGGGGGACGCCGTCCTCGCCGTTCGGTTGGCCCCTCCCTCTCGTGCACTTCCAGCTTACCTGTTGCAGGGACAAGTCGTTGGGGAAGGGGCTCTCCATGTCGTCGTCCTCGCTGGACGAGTGCATGTTGTGCGTGCTCACCTGAAAAAGGGTGTGGGGAGCATACTttaggtcaggggtgggcaaacttttgggcccgggggccatattgactttaaaaatttgaaagatgggcggggttagcacaagatacgatacatataaaaaagtgcatcagttaacagtacatatgaaacataaacagaaaaaaggacgaatgtattaacatactcatcactcatcattaaaataaaaagtataaagtacaaagtaaagtcaaaaggaatggattaagaaatattaagacgtcatttaaaaaagatagaggagctgtcaaaaaacaaatgagtggacagagctactgccactggcttccgcgttttttgtatctcgagtaaatcatttgcatattaaaaaataaatcgtaACCTGAaagtttcgtaacctgaaaattttgtacatggaggtattcgtaagtagaggtatgactgtatttacaaaaaaaaaacaaaaaaaagaaagaaaagaaaggtaGGGCGGAGGGGTTCTCCTCACCAGCTCTACCGTGTTCCTCCTGTTGGTTTCCCTCAGCGTCTCGTCCACGAAGCTCTCCCAGCGACCTCTGCAGTCTTCGGGTAGTTCTGCGTCATTAGTAAAATGTTGCTTTCTTTTCAACACTGGCGAGGTCAGCAAAATTCTGCTTTACCTTTCATGAGGTCAGCAATTTGGGCCTGTACCGGTCCCTTCTCCAGGTTCTGGACCACCATATTGGAAATTCTGGTGAGATGGCCCATGTTGCCTCTTCTGGTGCCCCCTTCAGACCTGTGACAATCACAGCAATGTGTTATAGGGGATAAAAATATTTAGGAACTAACACCCATTGACAGTCAataaaagtccaatccattttaatcaGGGTCGAAATGGATTGGAAGCCTACTGTCGTCAACGGCAGCCAAAGAAGAAAActacttactgtattttatcgTTTTCCTCCCAGGCGTTCAGGATTTTCTGTACCAATTGACACTTTTGGAAAAGctgcatttgacaaaaaaaaagtttaaacggCGGGCCACGAGACCACATACGCAGCGGCGCCGTCTCGCCCCACTCACGTGTGCCACGAGGGTGTTGTGGAGGGAGCTTTGCGGGTCAACGGCGCCGCCCGACTCAGCTGCCGCCTCGACGTTAGCTTCGGGGGTTTGAGCAGCGGCCGGCTGCTGCACGTTGTGGTTCTGCAAGACCAGGTTGGGGCGCTCCTCCGAGGAAGGATGGTTCAAAATGGCCGCCACACAGAGCTCCACTTGGAAGTGCAAAAAGTTATTCCACGAGTATTTGAAGAAGAGATCCTGCGtggggaagaaaagaaaatgactaGTGATTAGATAGATTAGCATGACatacaatcccttctgtgcaatcacaatgtgcaatattttaaaattgacctTGCCAGTACgtaatttttaaaagtaattttatacgacttatgtttttactgggaaaatgccctttgtggagtagcaccaccaattttgttatgtGCAgctgcaatgttccctctaattgttcattggtctgggcagaaagaaaaGCTCTTTGAGCGCaccgagtaccagtgtgagtgacatcatcattgctcgttatgggcacaccagtatcacacctgccataagcaggtgcatgtcaatgttccctctaatttttcatgtaaaacatgctgtaaaacacaaaaaaaaaacataagagtgcatacctgtcaacttgtacgttttatatgtattttatacttttttttaccatttcaaatcatgtacaccgacttttgtacggggatcttttttttttaaatcaccaatatttatgaaaaccaatCTCAATAAGacagttttggctaaaatccacatagtctcgtaggctggtagctactgtcatcgatcgttactattgtcacggtataccagcaaaaattatcctcaatcgtatgtattttttttttgcggtgcgtacggcaatatcgataaaggatgacatgcgtagatatacatagagtaaatatcatggaagcaagcatggaggagccacctagtaagaaacgagttaccgcgactAAACGTGTCGTACGGAgttagtaaggtttttttgggggggtttgtacggggaatcagaatcatttataagggcagttatcagcagaggttgacaggtatgagagtggacagagctactgccactggccgcccgtaaacggcgccatcaaggggaaaggggtaaaaaaaatggaattttatttactgcacgccatatgattgctgctgcgcagagaagacgagagtagcgCGCAATTGCACacgcgcgcagcttagagggaagaTTGTGCAGCTGTTTATAATACAGACAATacaggcttttgatttgatttgagtgAAGCTCAAGGGGTCCAGGCTCGAGGTTGGGCCTACCAGTAGTAGGTCCATGGTGCCGAGGTCACAGAGTTCCTGGCAGATGGTGGGGGACGTGGTCTGCAGGAGAGCAGCCACTAGGCGGGCCACATGAAGGCGAGCGTTCCCCAGTGGCTGATCTAGAACGCCAACGGTGGTCAATATTGCACCTTTCTGCAGAAGGGAGAGAAAATGGACACCCATGTTGAAACTtttagttgctttttttttttttaaatgttctgcCCATTACCTTTGGGGGATCCAGAAGAAGCTGCTGGAAATCCTTTAAATGGGGCTCAATGGCATTTAAAATACTGCTGTTGACAGTGTAAGACCTTTCGTAACCCTGAGAATACAGATCCATCAGCCCTTCCAACCTGGGGGAACAGAGCACATTCACCAGTCATGATtggcaaaaatatttcaagcttgtgtctatatttttgttttttaacagcgTTTTACGTATGCTTACCCAGATCTTCTGGTCTCCAGTAAAGTAAGTAGCACTTGAGTTCCGTTAACGATGGAAGCCTCGTTCTTCTCGCCCTCAAACATGTTCTTGAGAAGTCCCGCTACAGTTTCTTGCCTGAAATAAGATGCTTTGGTCAGCAGACAAACAAGAcgtggataaaaaaataaaaatcatccaTGCGTTGAGGACTTACGACTCCAACACGGCCAATAAAGGGTCAGCCTCCATGTTCTCCTGCATCTGATTGGCCTGGTCTCGGCTAAGGCGAATGATGTCACAAAGTGTTTGGGAAGCGTTTGATTGTCTCTGAAGAGggtaaaaaagaagcaaaaaatacAGAAACGTTTAGAGAAAGTACACGAGAAAGATTGAAAAAGCACTCAAGATACTTACTTCCTCATCTTTCCCAGTATGGATAAGCTCTATGAGTCTTTGAACGAGCTCCTCTTCATTCAGCCACTagggaacagaaaaaaaaacaaataaatacagtaataccttaacatacaagtgccccaaccaatgttccctctaaactgcgtgcatgcgcaattgcgcactactcccatcttctctgcgcagcagcaatcatatggcgcgcagtaaataaaatccagttctttttgttttttacccttttccccatgatggcgccgttaaCGTGGCAGCCAGtcgtagtagctctgtccactcttatgtttttcatgttttacagcatgttttacatgaaaaattggaTGGaatattgacatgcacctgcttatggcaggtgtgatactgatGTGCCCATAGCGAACAATAATTATGACGCTCACACAGGTACTCAGTGCGCTTAGAGAGGttttctttctgcccagaccaacgaaaaattagagggaacattgcccccaacatacaagcaatttgtgATACGGATAAAATTTcagacaaatatttatcttgagataagggtaaaattttgatatacgagcatagaGCGGATacaagaggctgctcataagaacatcatgggcactgtctttctgttcacaactccctcgtgtaatgtttcTACGAGCATTGGGCGGAGTGTTCctcttttttgcatgtttttttcccccgtttgACAGCGCGAATAGCGGAGGAGCTTGCTtgataatacgagaggagtatactaCTCCTGGTTGAcaagtggccgtgcgttatcctactgtgaggacatttgtgtgcatcattttcagaatattttgaagggaggacaacagcaaacaaccctcaataggttCATTTTAGCTGCATCTGAAAGggaaggtggaggcggggcaaatcgGGCCAGAAGAAATGtatgaacatttaaaacaaaattagaatcaagtttagtgtaaagttagattaaacttaattttgagtgtgtctgcatcctaatccaagttcattcaaatttgtttgcTATCTTACGAGCGTGTTGGCCTGCTTGGCGAAAttcatctaattttagtactattaaacacatttcagtacaattaaaccattagttatttgttactttgctaatagatggcaaattagaacaaataaaaatgtttttccaatccaatatccaggttttttttgttttttcagagggttggaaagaattaatttgtttttatttcatttctatgggaaacgttcatttgagttccgagtaaatcgacatatgagcagaGTACTGGaaggcattaagctcgtatctcaaggtattactgtaatattttttttttttaaggaaagatTTCTGGCTTACGTGAAGGACCTCCTGCCTCAAGGGGGGCGGCTCCACGCAACTGATTAGCCGAAGCAACAAGTCCATCATAGCAGACGCGTCAATGTGTTTCAGCACCAGACTGATGAATCCCTCCTTCTTCTTGAGAAAGGTGATCACCTGCGGGTGGAAAATGGAACGGTGAATAACCACTCCCCATGCGTTGGCCACGGGGGGCGCCGGTCGTGCCGCTCTACCTCTTCGGTTTTCCTGGCAATGAGATTGCCGATGGTTTTGCTGAAGAAGCTGGCGAGTAGCGGGTTGAGGGGCGGGTCCTGCTCCAGAAAGTGGTACAGCACCTCCAGGAGAGACTCTTCTCCACCCAACTTATCGTTGATGATGGACACATCCGAGGTTAGGAGCTCACACGCAATGTTGGGAAGCCTAAAGGGGTGGACCAAGAAGATGCTTGACGAGGGAGCAGAGACGGGAGCGAAGACGGGGGCGACCTGGCGGCAggcgtgaccagacgtttggtcgctggtcttttggtcgccaatcaaatgtacttagatattaaactctcttagatattaaactgtcttagatattactctctctcttaaataaactctccctcttagatattaaactctctctattagatattaaactctctcttagatattaaactctcccatgaatataa containing:
- the ppp6r2a gene encoding serine/threonine-protein phosphatase 6 regulatory subunit 2a isoform X4; the encoded protein is MFWKFDLHTTSHIDQLLDREDVTLRELMEEDDVLQECKAQNRRLLLFLSQDHCMEELVGLITTEPPADLEERSRFKLPNIACELLTSDVSIINDKLGGEESLLEVLYHFLEQDPPLNPLLASFFSKTIGNLIARKTEEVITFLKKKEGFISLVLKHIDASAMMDLLLRLISCVEPPPLRQEVLHWLNEEELVQRLIELIHTGKDEERQSNASQTLCDIIRLSRDQANQMQENMEADPLLAVLESQETVAGLLKNMFEGEKNEASIVNGTQVLLTLLETRRSGLEGLMDLYSQGYERSYTVNSSILNAIEPHLKDFQQLLLDPPKKGAILTTVGVLDQPLGNARLHVARLVAALLQTTSPTICQELCDLGTMDLLLDLFFKYSWNNFLHFQVELCVAAILNHPSSEERPNLVLQNHNVQQPAAAQTPEANVEAAAESGGAVDPQSSLHNTLVAHLFQKCQLVQKILNAWEENDKIQSEGGTRRGNMGHLTRISNMVVQNLEKGPVQAQIADLMKELPEDCRGRWESFVDETLRETNRRNTVELVSTHNMHSSSEDDDMESPFPNDLSLQQIQQMTANFVDQFGFNDEEFSEHEENINATFDRIAEINFNLDSDDNSANAAAFEACCKERIHQFDDADEEEDIWEEKEINYATHAKSRTRFGVSQTSEGSSRSSLENGGQEQDCGSESDEEEDFEQNTSDPVLGWTANFRDADGITTSQSPSGWDTLPPAGENQTQETGWANFTAFQPFSSTEAEPRCSSPADAGGSDADQKAKQNHEKEDAAGASPHVGPSGDAAKAPPSDGGEATAAAATVESAVSKAAAAATTAASSSKTADLTSEENLVSLEKLSLSDPPESSEERQAPDQSPATAQMEREETPAPQEVAVNGPL
- the ppp6r2a gene encoding serine/threonine-protein phosphatase 6 regulatory subunit 2a isoform X1, with amino-acid sequence MFWKFDLHTTSHIDQLLDREDVTLRELMEEDDVLQECKAQNRRLLLFLSQDHCMEELVGLITTEPPADLEERSRFKLPNIACELLTSDVSIINDKLGGEESLLEVLYHFLEQDPPLNPLLASFFSKTIGNLIARKTEEVITFLKKKEGFISLVLKHIDASAMMDLLLRLISCVEPPPLRQEVLHWLNEEELVQRLIELIHTGKDEERQSNASQTLCDIIRLSRDQANQMQENMEADPLLAVLESQETVAGLLKNMFEGEKNEASIVNGTQVLLTLLETRRSGLEGLMDLYSQGYERSYTVNSSILNAIEPHLKDFQQLLLDPPKKGAILTTVGVLDQPLGNARLHVARLVAALLQTTSPTICQELCDLGTMDLLLDLFFKYSWNNFLHFQVELCVAAILNHPSSEERPNLVLQNHNVQQPAAAQTPEANVEAAAESGGAVDPQSSLHNTLVAHLFQKCQLVQKILNAWEENDKIQSEGGTRRGNMGHLTRISNMVVQNLEKGPVQAQIADLMKELPEDCRGRWESFVDETLRETNRRNTVELVSTHNMHSSSEDDDMESPFPNDLSLQQAFSDYQIQQMTANFVDQFGFNDEEFSEHEENINATFDRIAEINFNLDSDDNSANAAAFEACCKERIHQFDDADEEEDIWEEKEINYATHAKSRTRFGVSQTSEGSSRSSLENGGQEQDCGSESDEEEDFEQNTSDPVLGWTANFRDADGITTSQSPSGWDTLPPAGENQTQETGWANFTAFQPFSSTEAEPRCSSPADAGGSDADQKAKQNHEKEDAAGASPHVGPSGDAAKAPPSDGGEATAAAATVESAVSKAAAAATTAASSSKTADLTSEENLVSLEKLSLSDPPESSEERQAPDQSPATAQMEREETPAPQEVAVNGPL
- the ppp6r2a gene encoding serine/threonine-protein phosphatase 6 regulatory subunit 2a isoform X2, producing the protein MFWKFDLHTTSHIDQLLDREDVTLRELMEEDDVLQECKAQNRRLLLFLSQDHCMEELVGLITTEPPADLEERSRFKLPNIACELLTSDVSIINDKLGGEESLLEVLYHFLEQDPPLNPLLASFFSKTIGNLIARKTEEVITFLKKKEGFISLVLKHIDASAMMDLLLRLISCVEPPPLRQEVLHWLNEEELVQRLIELIHTGKDEERQSNASQTLCDIIRLSRDQANQMQENMEADPLLAVLESQETVAGLLKNMFEGEKNEASIVNGTQVLLTLLETRRSGLEGLMDLYSQGYERSYTVNSSILNAIEPHLKDFQQLLLDPPKKGAILTTVGVLDQPLGNARLHVARLVAALLQTTSPTICQELCDLGTMDLLLDLFFKYSWNNFLHFQVELCVAAILNHPSSEERPNLVLQNHNVQQPAAAQTPEANVEAAAESGGAVDPQSSLHNTLVAHLFQKCQLVQKILNAWEENDKIQSEGGTRRGNMGHLTRISNMVVQNLEKGPVQAQIADLMKELPEDCRGRWESFVDETLRETNRRNTVELVSTHNMHSSSEDDDMESPFPNDLSLQQAFSDYQIQQMTANFVDQFGFNDEEFSEHEENINATFDRIAEINFNLDSDDNSANAAAFEACCKERIHQFDDADEEEDIWEEKEINYATHAKSRTRFGVSQTSEGSSRSSLENGGQEQDCGSESDEEEDFEQNTSDPGWTANFRDADGITTSQSPSGWDTLPPAGENQTQETGWANFTAFQPFSSTEAEPRCSSPADAGGSDADQKAKQNHEKEDAAGASPHVGPSGDAAKAPPSDGGEATAAAATVESAVSKAAAAATTAASSSKTADLTSEENLVSLEKLSLSDPPESSEERQAPDQSPATAQMEREETPAPQEVAVNGPL
- the ppp6r2a gene encoding serine/threonine-protein phosphatase 6 regulatory subunit 2a isoform X3, coding for MFWKFDLHTTSHIDQLLDREDVTLRELMEEDDVLQECKAQNRRLLLFLSQDHCMEELVGLITTEPPADLEERSRFKLPNIACELLTSDVSIINDKLGGEESLLEVLYHFLEQDPPLNPLLASFFSKTIGNLIARKTEEVITFLKKKEGFISLVLKHIDASAMMDLLLRLISCVEPPPLRQEVLHWLNEEELVQRLIELIHTGKDEERQSNASQTLCDIIRLSRDQANQMQENMEADPLLAVLESQETVAGLLKNMFEGEKNEASIVNGTQVLLTLLETRRSGLEGLMDLYSQGYERSYTVNSSILNAIEPHLKDFQQLLLDPPKKGAILTTVGVLDQPLGNARLHVARLVAALLQTTSPTICQELCDLGTMDLLLDLFFKYSWNNFLHFQVELCVAAILNHPSSEERPNLVLQNHNVQQPAAAQTPEANVEAAAESGGAVDPQSSLHNTLVAHLFQKCQLVQKILNAWEENDKIQSEGGTRRGNMGHLTRISNMVVQNLEKGPVQAQIADLMKDCRGRWESFVDETLRETNRRNTVELVSTHNMHSSSEDDDMESPFPNDLSLQQAFSDYQIQQMTANFVDQFGFNDEEFSEHEENINATFDRIAEINFNLDSDDNSANAAAFEACCKERIHQFDDADEEEDIWEEKEINYATHAKSRTRFGVSQTSEGSSRSSLENGGQEQDCGSESDEEEDFEQNTSDPVLGWTANFRDADGITTSQSPSGWDTLPPAGENQTQETGWANFTAFQPFSSTEAEPRCSSPADAGGSDADQKAKQNHEKEDAAGASPHVGPSGDAAKAPPSDGGEATAAAATVESAVSKAAAAATTAASSSKTADLTSEENLVSLEKLSLSDPPESSEERQAPDQSPATAQMEREETPAPQEVAVNGPL